The Channa argus isolate prfri chromosome 14, Channa argus male v1.0, whole genome shotgun sequence genome includes a window with the following:
- the LOC137098873 gene encoding proenkephalin-A-like, translating into MAVPTRSSCMWILVLGACVSLVVGSDCGKECALCVYHLLGQQSGFSPLTCSHECDGGLDSQKLRLCQDFLLEEDNQFPLEADPRQQPEQETAGAMIADDEDAISSEHQLAKKYGGFMKRYGGFMSRRSSSPEGALEDPGNQDEEENVRLEILKILNSAVEKSGEGDDEGGKAVKRYGGFMRRAEGGRMQGNLLEAVLGRGLKKRYGGFMRRVGRPEWLVDTNKSGGSLKRAWETGSELQKRYGGFMD; encoded by the exons ATGGCTGTCCCCACACGCAGCAGCTGCATGTGGATTTTAGTTCTGGGTGCGTGTGTGTCGCTGGTGGTTGGATCGGACTGTGGGAAGGAGTGTGCCCTGTGTGTGTACCATCTGCTGGGACAGCAGTCTGGTTTCTCCCCCCTG acaTGCTCACATGAGTGCGATGGTGGGTTGGACAGCCAGAAGCTCCGCCTGTGCCAGGACTTTCTATTGGAGGAGGACAACCAATTTCCTCTAGAAGCTGACCCCCGTCAACAGCCGGAACAGGAAACAGCAGGTGCCATGATCGCTGATGATGAGGATGCAATATCATCAGAACACCAGCTTGCCAAGAAGTATGGCGGCTTCATGAAGCGCTATGGTGGTTTCATGTCTCGTCGCTCATCCTCTCCTGAGGGGGCACTGGAAGATCCTGGAAATCAGGATGAGGAAGAAAATGTTCGCCTGGAGATCCTAAAGATACTTAATTCAGCTGTTGAGAAAAGTGGTGAAGGGGATGACGAAGGAGGCAAAGCGGTGAAACGGTATGGAGGGTTCATGCGTCGGGCTGAAGGAGGGAGGATGCAGGGCAACCTCCTGGAGGCAGTGTTAGGGCGCGGTCTCAAAAAGCGGTATGGAGGGTTTATGAGGCGCGTGGGCAGGCCTGAGTGGCTGGTGGACACCAACAAAAGTGGAGGGAGTTTGAAACGCGCTTGGGAGACTGGCAGCGAGCTACAGAAGAGGTATGGTGGGTTCATGGACTAA